The Ahaetulla prasina isolate Xishuangbanna chromosome 5, ASM2864084v1, whole genome shotgun sequence genomic sequence ttcctctttctgcactataccaattttctgatcttccttccatctagcacgtagttgctcatattgaaaccaagtataatttttcccttcttcttttaatacgtgcagagattttaattgcaaattacctctttcagtatacaaaagatctttatttataatcatttcctgattctgttctatatttatattctctattgtatgtctaggacttgcccacataggaaccttataattcagtttataagagtattttttccagacacgcaagagagcagttcttaacacatgatttttaaaagccttatccacatttttatcataaattaaatatacatgccatccatatagtaaatcataaccttctatattcaggattctttcctccgttagattaaaccaatcacttattgcagagagagcagctgcttcatagtataatttaaaattgggcatttttaaacctcccctttcctgggaatcttgaattattttcattttaaccctcgcttttttaccttcccatataaatttattaattccagtctgccattcctccaaatgtttatctttcttaattattggtatcatctgaaagaggaataaaaatctaggtaaaacattcattttgatagcagctattctccccaacagcgataattgaatttttttccaaacaatcaactccttctgaactttttgccataacacttcataattattcttgtacaatttcacatttgatggggtaatataaacccctaaatatttaaccttttttacaatttcaaatcctgttatttcctctaatttttctttctgttgtttggtcatatttttattatcacttttgttttattctgatttaccttaaaccctgaaacctttccatatcgatcaattatttccaacagagatacacttgaatttataggatttgttaaagtaatcaccaagtcatctgcaaaagctctcagtttatattcatgttgtctaactttaataccCTCTGTCTCttttgattctcgtattttatccaataatggctccagagttaaaataaacaatagtggtgataaaggacatccctgtcttgttcctttcgcaatcttaaaagcttctgttaaattaccattaattattatctggcctgtttgctctccataaatcgctctaattattcttacaaaaccatctccaaattgcattttatttattaatttaaataaaaaatcccaatgcaatcgatcaaaagctttctctgcatccaaaaaaatacatGCTGCTgagataaaaattttcttttctaaatattccaataaatttacaatctgcctaacattattcctcatctgtctcccttttataaatccagattgatcagtatgaattcttcgttgtaaaactaacattaatctatttgctattattttaacaaaaatcttataattattatttaaaagtgaaattggcctataattcccaggtttagaacaatcctgttcctcttttggtatcaatgaaataaaagaagttctccatgaagggggaattccccctcctaattgtatctgattaaataattccttaagtggacctaacatctcatcctgtaaattcctataataacttgctgtaagcccatccgtaccaggagttttccccatttttaattgtttaattaccaaaataatttattcagaagttataggacgattcaattcttccctttgttctaaagttaagcttttaaccttataatctttcaaataattatcaatatccatattcaatatattatctttagcgtataaatttgtataatattctaagaaagcttttttaattttatcctgttgatatctctctttacctttatattctattttttctataatgcgttgtttttgttttttccttaaaatgtatgctaaccacctaccaggtctatttgcattacaaaaggtattatgtttggcatattgtatatttgttgccacctggtcagccATCATCAAagtaaattgactctgtaataactttattgcatctttaagtttttgatcatgcagattatgtattaataattgttgtttcttatagatttcctcttctagatacctacgctatctttgttgcttatttctctgtctattattagtatatattaatatacctctcataaaggccttactggccatcccaaaccatttctatcgatgtttccttattcaaattataaccaaaaaattctttcatctgctttttacattgatttacattatcctgatatctaaacaaattttcatttaatctccatgttcttctgccttctttttcatactgcaattccatccaaactgggctatgatcagacaaatagcttgaaaatatcttaattttctttatcctagaaagcaaatcattagaagttaatataaaatcaatacgtgaaaaagattgatgcctatcagagaaaaaagtatagtctctttcctctaggttccgcaatctccatacatctctcaactcaaaatcttctatcatctcaatgTTGCAATATAGCCATACGGATTCCATCTGAGAGATCGCCTATGTGCTAGATTAGCGTGGGATTCTCCCAGCTAGTTGAATCACATAGGTAGAAACTTCTTTGATGTTAGAGTCACATCAGAGGAGCAGGATATTTACCTCTATGGTGTGAAGATGCATTTACAGTTTTACAGTTTCCTTTACTTGATAAGATCTTCCTCACAAAGATCTaaggaatccctttatgtgaagaTCAATTGGTATGCAAGGTTAGGATGTCACAGGATGTATTGCTATGTTTTGCTACATGATCGATATACAAGATTTTGTTTGATGTATTGCTTTCTGATAGACTCTCTTTGATGTATGTGCCTTCTGATGTTATTGTCTTTTATGCAAATGCTTTCCTGtaagaatcctaataaaaggGGAGGCTTAGATTTTGTTCTGGGCTCTCATCCCAACGAAGACTTTGCTTCTGGCTCATTGCTTCATGAGAGACCACCGCAACTGGTGACCCCGACGTGATTCTACCAAGATTTTGCTTAAAAGAATACTTCTCTCAATGCGATCCTGcaaaaaatcttttctttcagcgtgatcccatcaaggatacgctcccagaagatttttttttcttttttctttttcagcgtgatcccatcaaggatacgctcccaaaaaaacttttctttcagcgtgatcccatcaaggatacgctcccagaagatttttttttcttttttctttttcagcgtgatcccatcaaggatacgctcccaaaaaatcttttctttcagCGTGATCCCATCAAGGATACGCTCCCAAAAGATTTTTCTTTCAGCGTGATCCCATCAAGGGTACGCTCCCAAAAGATCTTTTCTTTCAGTGTGATCCCATCAAGGATACGCTCCCAAAAGATCTTTTCTTTCAACGAGATTCTATCAAAGGATACGTTCCCGGCACATCCTTTGACCTCCCATCCTTACCGCCTGGGTTAGGCTTGGTGCACCTCATCCGTTCATCGCTGGCGAACAACGGACCTTTCGTAAGTATGGGAGGGAAATTCTCTAAGGCTCAGGATAAACATTTACGTGAGCTGAGGGAACTAACCAAGtcaaatttattcttttttaaccaTGCGGACAAGCTACAAGCTGCCGTaacaaaaggaaaactgaaggatttgttaaaatatatttggcatcATTGTCCTTCTTATCCTGAGGCAGGCTCTTTAAAACCAGCAACGTGGAGACAGATTGGCAAATATCTCCACGCATCCCCAAGAGCCCCAGCCTCTATCTTAAGTACCTGGAAAATAATTATGGAAATCCTAGCAGCTCAGAATCAGTCTCTCCTTGAGCCTTTGAAACAACCTCCCCCACATGAAAATGCTGCTATTAAATTGACCACCCCTGCCCCGGAGGATATCTTCCCCTGTCCTTCGGCACCCCCTTCTGATACTGGCCCTTctcttctcccccttccttcaCTTCCCCCCCCACCATATTCACCTTCCCCCCTGATAGCAGAAAATCCTCCTGCATCCAATACCCCTTGTGCTCCTCCGTGTTcctcccctgcgctcccccctgctgttgtttcttcccctctttcacctccccctcctcctaaTTACCCTTCTGTCAGTGCCGTCCGATCCAGTGTTCAGCAAGCAATGCGGGATGGTACCTTAGAACCAGATGAGCTTTCTGCAGCTTCCCTTTTTCCCTTAGTTTACCAACAAAATGCAACTGGTGTTTTAGCACCCCACTGGGAACCTATTCCAATTAAAACAATCAGGGATGTTAAACAAGCTGTCATGGTATATGGTCTGCAAGCACCGTATACCATAGGACTCATTCTCATGATGTCTAATACGTATGTTATGCTTCCTTCTGACTGGAAGGATATGTTTCGCATGATTTTAACCAGCACTCAGTACGTTATTTGGGAATCAGAATTTCGCCGTGAGGCTGAAGCCCTAGCGGCAAGAACTCCTGGCATACAAGCAGTTGAGATCTGCGGAGAAGGGGCGTTTGCTCCTCCTACTGCACAATATAATTTATCCGTGGTTACTTTAACCCTTGTGTCCCTGGCTGCTACTCAAGCTATTACAAGGGTTGATGATCCCTGTTCAATACGCCAATCTTTTGCAAAAATTGTTCAAGGGCCAAATGAGTCATACTCAGAATTCATTGACAAGCTGCAGACTGCCATCTCCCGCCAAATCTCCAATGCAGATGCTCAAATGGAAATCCTTAGGAAACTAGCTTATGACAATGCAAATACGGACTGCAAAAATTTGTTAGCCCGCCTTATAAACTCTCCAAACGTTACCCTGGCACAATTCCTCAAAGCATGCCAGCATGTGGGCACACATACTTATAATGCAGAAGTTTTAGCTAGTGCCCTATCAAAGGCTTCATCACCATCTGGTAACTGCTTTAATTGCGGCAAACCCGGCCACTTCAAGGCACAATGCCGAGACCGTGGAGGGGGCGCCTCTCACAATGAGATGAACAAAGAAGCCAAACCAAAATCAGTGTGTCCAAAATGTAAAAAGGGATATCACTGGGCAAATCAATGCCGAGTCAAACCAAATCCCGACTCGGGAAACTAGAGATGGGGCCGGCAACTAGCCCCGCTCCAAAGGTTGCTCATTCAAACTCATCCTTTGATTTGTGCGTCTCTGAATGTATTTCTGCTGATCTCCCTCATTCAGCTATGTCTGCCTCTGTCTCCCTGCCGCATGCATTATCACAAGACTGCTCTGCTCTTATCTTGCCCCATGCAGAAGCACAGCTTCGAGGGATATATGCAGTTCCTTGTCTTTTAGAAAGAACTGACAACTCTCTCAATACCACAATACATTTTATTTCGGGTCTCCCACAAACTATACAAGTAGGGACTACAATTGCTAAATTAGTCATCATTCCAAAAGACTCCCCCAATTCAGAAATCTTAGCTCTCACCCAACCAATCACAGAGACTAAACCCACTCTCTCTGTTTCCATTAAAGGCTCCTCTTTCACGGGTCTACTGGACTCTGGAGCAGATGTCTCTGTCATAAGGACTGCGGAATGGCCATCAACCTGGCCCACTGAAGCAGCTCCCTCGGTGAGAGGAGTGGGGGGAATTCAAACTGCCCGGGTAAGCAAACACTGGCTGCCAGCTACTACACCTAATACTACTGGCACAGCATTCATAAAACCTGTTGTGCTTCCATTGCACACCAATCTGTGGGGGCGTGACTTGCTTTCTCAGTACAGCGCAAAACTCACTCTGGAGTgatgccgcctcctcctcttaaGCTATCCCTAACCTCTAACACACCTGTTTGGGTAGATCAGTGGCCTTTAACTCATGAAAAGTTGCTTGCCTTGCATTCTTTGGTCCAAGATCAGCTACTTAATGATCATATTGAACCTTCTCTCAGCCCTTATAATACCCCAGTTTTTGTTATAAAAAAGAAGTCTGGCAAATGGAGATTCCTGCATGATCTCCGACCCGTGAACCTAATTATTAAACCCATGGGTCTGTTACAATGTGGGATGCCTAATCCAAACCTGATACCCAAAGATTATGACCTAATTGTCATTGATCTAAAAGATTGCTTCTTCTCAATCCCTTTGGACCCAGCAGACAGACAGCTGTTTGCCTTCACTGTCCCAGAACCCAATAATGTTAAACCTACTAACCGATACCAGTGGAAGGTCCTCCCACAAGGAATGCTCAATAGCCCCACCATGTGTCAGCATCATGTAAATCAGGCTCTGATACCATTTCGGCAGCAGTTTCCTTCTTTCATGATTTATCATTACATGGATGACATTTTAGTCGCAGCCCCAGGCCCACCTGGCACTGTAGTTGCAACATTACCTATCTTAACTTCTTTATTAACCAATAACGGCTTACTTATATCTCCGGACAAAATTCAAACTCAATCTCCCTTTAACTATCTTGGTCATAAACTTTTAGCCTCTCACTCTGCTCCTACTTTTCCtacaatctctctctcccctgtaACTACATTGGTTAAGCTTCAGCAATATCTAGGTGCTATCAATTGGGTTAGATCATATTTTGGTATATCTACCTCATTCCTGTCCCCCCTGTTTGTGGCtctaaaagggggaaaggaacccGGTGATAAAATCACCTTGACATCAGAACAACTACAACTCCTTTCGGATTTACGGGTCCTGATGGCCCCGCAGTGGGTAGATCGCTGTGTCGAAAACACACCTTTAATTGTCATTATCATCAATACCCCTGACATTCCTACAGCGGTATTAGCTCAAAAGACTACTCAATTGCTGATTCTTGAGTGGATACACCTTCAGCATACCCCTCGCAAAACTATTAATCCCAAACCTACCCAGATTGCTAACCTAATTGCTAAAGCGCGCCTACGTTCTAAAGCTCTTCTGGCTGTTGAACCGTCCACCCTATTTGTTCCTATGTCTCTTTCTCAATGGGAAGTTATGTACCTTGATTCTGAACCTTTACAAAAATGTTCTCTCTGAATGGCCTGGTAACATATCATGCCACCCCCCCGCTGACCCACGCATTGATCTGCTTTTCTTGGCAGCCACCTATTGTCAAACACCCCT encodes the following:
- the LOC131199160 gene encoding endogenous retrovirus group K member 8 Gag polyprotein-like — translated: MRDGTLEPDELSAASLFPLVYQQNATGVLAPHWEPIPIKTIRDVKQAVMVYGLQAPYTIGLILMMSNTYVMLPSDWKDMFRMILTSTQYVIWESEFRREAEALAARTPGIQAVEICGEGAFAPPTAQYNLSVVTLTLVSLAATQAITRVDDPCSIRQSFAKIVQGPNESYSEFIDKLQTAISRQISNADAQMEILRKLAYDNANTDCKNLLARLINSPNVTLAQFLKACQHVGTHTYNAEVLASALSKASSPSGNCFNCGKPGHFKAQCRDRGGGASHNEMNKEAKPKSVCPKCKKGYHWANQCRVKPNPDSGN